In the Aptenodytes patagonicus chromosome 5, bAptPat1.pri.cur, whole genome shotgun sequence genome, GTGACCCCATGGTGTGCATCCCCCCAACCCCATGGCATGCATTCCCCCAACCCTGCAGTGTGCATCCTCCTGACCCCGCAGTGTACAACCCCGGCCCCACAGCACACAACACAATCCCCCAGCGTGACGCACTTTCCCTCCAGAAGCAGAAGCACCACTCGGGGGCAGAGACGCGGCCATCCTTGGAGGTGTCGCAGGAGTTGAAGAAGGCGCGGATGCACACCTCGTACTTGTCCAGGTTGATGGCGGCCAGCTCGGCTGCCTCCAGGAAGAGATCCTCGCTTGTGTCCAGCCGGGCGAACATCCACCCCACCGCCTCCTTGCAGCTGGCTGCCACGCTCCTCTCCAGCGCTGCGGGGCAGGATGCGGCCCATGGCTGCCCAGCCCCACCAGGGACAGCGCCCTACACCCCCTCCCCGCATGGCGGGGACACGTACCgctggcggggctggcggggaggccGCCGGAGCCGTTCTGCTTGGAGTTCTCCCGCAGGAGCTGGAACCAGTCGCGCAGGCGGTCACCCAGGTCGGCCAGGTCCTGCCCGGTGCACAGCTCTGGGGAGGGTCCGGGGGGCGGCATCAGGCCAAGCAGGGCTCAGGGACACGCCCCCGGTGCCCCCCATCCCACTCACCTTGCTTGCTGTCGCCAGCGGGGCCATGCGGGGTCGGGCAGGGGCACTGCCCCTCGCACCGCACCGTCAGCTGCTTGCTGGCCAGGCACGCCTGCTGCTCCAGCTTGCACTGTGGGGCGGCAGCAGGACGTCGGCAGGAGGGGGACATGGCACAGTGTCCCCCTCCCCACGGCAAGGTGCCACCGTCCTTACCGCCGAGCTGTAGGTGTGGCCGTCAGAGCCACAGACGGCGGCGAGCGGGGCGGCGTGGCAGGGCTTGCAGCCCCCATGCCCCTTGGCACCCGGTGGCTTGATCCTGCGCGGGGCGAGGGGACAGCGCTGAGCCCCCAGCTTGGCCTCCCCCCCAGCCACCggctcggccccagccccgccgccctcctACCTGTGCTCCAGCTTCTTGCGGCTGATGCACATGGCGCGCTGGTAGCCCTGCGCCACGCACACCTTGTGCCGGCTGCACTTCACCTTCTGGCAGGGGTCCTTGGTGGTGtccagggctgggggggcagagaggggccgGGGAAGGTttgggggggcaggcagggactCCCCTGGGGGAGACCCAGCAGCGCTGGCCACCAGCCGGCCCGGCACAAAGCACCATTCAGGCTGCAGCTGGGCGGCCACCTCGGCACCAGCTGCCGCTTCCCGGCACGCACTGGCCCTGCCACCGCTCCCAGCCGGAAgggaaaagctgggggggggggtgcgggcagAAGGTGTCCCCCCCTCCGTGCCAGCTGTCACCGAGCCCCCTGCGCCCCATCCCAAACCCATCCCAGCTCCATTCCAGTGGTACCTTCATCCCCGGGCTGGTTGTCCTCCCAGCTCTTGATGTAGTCATCCTGCAAAGCGGGGAGAGCCTGGATGAGCACAGGCAACGGGAGAGGTGACACCAGGCCAGGCATGCCACCATCCCGCTTGGGGACACCAGCCTGGCGAGGCTCCCCCTGCACACACTTGcagcgcgcgcgcgcacacacacacacacccccccccacccccagggaCTCCCCATGCCAGGAAGGGAGCAAGCAGGGGTGGGGAGCAGCCTCCCCCCAAAGCGGGCTGCTGCCAGGGCGAGGCAGCACTGGCAGCCCCTCGACGCTCACCTCCACCTCCTGGCAGCGCGGCGAGACGGCCCAGACGacaccaaaaaaagagagaaagagagagcgagAGCGTGCGCTGTCAGCCCCGGGGCAGCCCAAAGCCCCCTGCTCCTGGTCCCAGCCCACGGTGACGGGCACCCTGTGCCAGTTGGGCACCCCGACTTTCTGAGCTGCCCAACACTCCCATCACCAGCCCCAGATGCCACCGGCGCCCGCCACCAAGATGCTCCCCCACCTCTGGCTCTAGACCTGTAATCCTGGAGAGCCTTTATGCAGGATAGAGCCTTTATGCAGGATAAAGCCTTTCCCCATCGCCCCTTGGCCAGCCAGGAAAGTCAGGGAGTGGGAGGGACGGGGTGTGGAAATAGGGATGGGGGGAGGAAGCCCCTGGGAGCCCGGCGAGGCCCTGCCGGGATCCTCGTGGGGTGATGGTCCTCGTGCCGCCACCCTGGTTTTTCAATAGCGAGCCCAGAGGGAGCGGGCTAAGATGGGTGTCGCTGCctggggaggcagagctgctcccccggGGCCCCAAAAACatcccaggggtggggggagcgatGGGGACTCAAACCCTCCTGGCAGGCGGCATCGCTCACCCCATGGGATGCCCTGGGGTGGGTTTTGTGATAATAAGGCAGGAGCATCGCTACCACCCCGGGGAGGGCGGGCAGGGTTTTGGATGGCAGCTCGAAGCAGAGGCACGGGAGGCAGCTCTGGAGGGGATGTCTCTCGCTCCGGCGTAGCGATGTTTGCACCACAATCGATAGCCCGCGTTCCCGTGCCGTGATTAGTAACACTGCAGCGCCCGGCAGCTCCCTGCGGTGCGGCTTTCGGCACGACCGCCGGCCTCCTCCCTGCCGCACGGTGGGTCACGCTCCCCGCACCGGCGCTGCTGggccaaaaaccccacaaatccaCGGGATTTGCTTATTAATCTGCACTAACCACCGGCAGggccgcagcccccccggcccagcAGCCCTGGTGGCGGCAGCACAGCTGGGCGGGCCCCCCACCTGCTGCTAGTGGGGTGCAGCTAGCACCCAGGTATGGGGGTCTCTCAGCCCTGAACCCCCCCTAGAATGGCCAGTGTGGGGGGGGCACGTCCACATGTGCTCCCCCTTGAGCATCTGCAGCCGGCTGAGGTCCCAGGTGCCCAACACTGACGTTGTCAGCCGGTTATGTTGCTGGAGGGGTCTCCAGGGAGGCGGTTACCCCGTCCCTTGCACCCTCGCCCGTGCTCTGTCTCCCTAACCGGTTTATTTGGGGGGTGGCAGTGCCCCcgccctgcccacggcagggcaCATCTCCCAGCGGCACATCCTTGCTGCCAAGGTGAACCCGAGTGCGCATTTGAACAAAGACCGGAGGGGCCGGCTCAGGGTTGGGGGGGCGGCTCGGTGTGTTCCCCCTCCCTGCTCGGCTGCCGCAGGTCCCCCGGCCAGCCCCGGATGGGGATGCAGTGCCGTGCCCCCACTCTGGAGGACATGAGCTGGGGGTAACTTGGGGGCAGGGGTGTAAAATGTCCCCAGGAAaaatccctgcctgccccatAAAATTAAGGATTGGAACTAAATGCCATTGAGGCTGTTATTAAGGGCTGCATAAAAGCAAGGGGTTATTGGATCCTGAGACGAATGTGCCAGGTCACCTGCCATTGCTCCAGCGGCCTCCGCATCCTCATCCTCGCCCTCCCCgccttgtgccccccccccatccccagggaccaCCACCCGCCGAGCCAGGGCCGGCCCCAGCTGTGGCACCCTGCAGGGCTCAGGGGAGCAGGAATCCGGGAAGATGTCCATGCCCCGACCTGCGCTGAGCTGTCACCAAGGGGCTGAGGCCACGGCGcagccctccccgctgcccgcaAAGGGCAGGCAGGGCCTGCCCGTGCCTCTGCCTGGGCCCTGAtgtgctgcctggggagagggTGCAGGGgacagcacccccaggtccctgcTGAGGTTGGCTTTGGCATCAAGCCCTGGCCATGGTGGCCTTAGCATCGGTCACGCCAGCTTTGTTAATGGGCACAGTGGCATTGGGCATGGTGGCATCGGGCACGGTGATGGTGGGCACAGTGGCCTTGGCGTTGGCGCTGCCAAAGCCAGGGAGCATCTCCTGGGTACCGGGGCTGGAAGCCGCCCACGGCCGCGGCGGGTGGCAGTGGGATGCGGGCAGCACCGAGCATCTCCGGCAGCCTGCGATggagccgggggccggggccgggggagggtCGTGCTGCGGCAGCCGCAGcggtggggcggggagggggctcccGGTGCCCGGCGGcgcgtcccgtcccgtccccccccgccccgctgccggcgcGGACTCACGTCTCGGAAGCGGTTCCAGTGCTTGATCCTGCCGCCGTactgggagatggaggagagcCATTGCTCGTCCTCCATGAAATTGCCGGGGCTCTCCCCCgtcgcggcggggccggggccggcggcggggccggcggcgggcccggggccggcggcggcggcgggcaggatCAGGGccagcagggccagcagggcgcggcgcccgccgcagccccgcatGCTGCCGCAGcgccggggggagcgggcggcgcggcgggagcggcgcggtGCGGAGCGGTGCGGTGCGCACGGGGAGGCGCCGGCGGCGAGTGCGGCCGCGGGGCGGCACCGGGCGGCACCGGCgggagggccggggcggggcctccgccgcgcccgccgcACCTGCGCGCCGgcaccggggcgggggagcgccgGCAGGGCACGGCCGCGGCCCCGGTGcctcccctgtccccatcctgcatCCCCCGTCCCTGCCCTGTCCCCGTCCTGCATCCCTCATTCCGTATCCCTGGTCCCTACCATGTCCCCATCCCGCatcccccatccctgctgcatcCCCATCCCGCTTCCCCCGTCCCGCATTCCCCGTCCCTACTACGTCCCCATCCCACACCCTCTGACGCTGCCCTGTCCCTATCCTGCGCCCCCggtccctgccctgtccccatcctgcatTCCCCATCCCACGTCCCCTGTCCCCGTCTTGTCCCCTGATCCTGCATCCCCTGCCCTTGCTGTGCTCCACCCTACAATCCCTGTCCCTGCGGTGCCTCCACCCCTGCCATGTCCCCATCTTGCAGCCCCTGGCCCTGCCGTgcccccaccctgcagccctcACCCTCCATCCCCACCAAATCCCCACCCCGTATCCCTATCCCCCATCTTCCAACCCCCGTCCCCATCCTTTATCCTCTGTCCCTGCCACGTCCCCACGCTGCATCCCCCATCCTCCAACCCCTGTCCCTGCAATGCCCACCCTGCGGTCCCCGTCCCTCGGCCACCCCAGCACAGCGTTTTGGAAGATGCCCACCCCTGCCCCGAGGGAGGCCGGAGAGCAGAGCCGGGCAGGCGGGTTTCGGACCACTGCTTTTGGGTTTTCCCCTCCTCTCAGccggaggaaggcaggcaggcagggtgggcaCAGAGCCGCTCGGAGGGACATCTCCGTCCGCTTGGGCTTGGCAAGGGAGGATGGTGACAACTCACCCCGGCTGCAGCTGCGAAGGAGCAGCGGGggcgcggggctccgcgccccCGCTGCTCCTTCGCAGCTGCAGCCGGGGAGCTCCCAGCACACACACGGCTTTTATTCTCCCTGCGAGGATGCTCGGGATGGAGAGAAAACACAGCGCTGCGTTTCcttacaggaaaagcagcagctacgGCCCACAGCAGGTGCACACGTTGTCCCTGAAGGAGCAATGCTGACCCTAAGCGAGGCTGCTGCAACTGGAAATACAGCTTCCAGGCGCTGCGTTTAAGAAAACGGTGTTATTTTCAACTTTACGGTTAACGATGAGCCGCACTCCCAACCTGGGCTCCAGCGAGGCTTGCTGCCGAGCAAAACGACGGCACGGAACAACTTTCTTCTTCCTCCGTGCAATAAGGACGCGGGCACCTGCGAGTGGGGCGGCCAGCCTCTAACGCAGCCTGGATGGGGGAAAGAAGCAGAGCCGCAGATCTCAGTTTTA is a window encoding:
- the SPOCK2 gene encoding testican-2; this translates as MRGCGGRRALLALLALILPAAAAGPGPAAGPAAGPGPAATGESPGNFMEDEQWLSSISQYGGRIKHWNRFRDDDYIKSWEDNQPGDEALDTTKDPCQKVKCSRHKVCVAQGYQRAMCISRKKLEHRIKPPGAKGHGGCKPCHAAPLAAVCGSDGHTYSSACKLEQQACLASKQLTVRCEGQCPCPTPHGPAGDSKQELCTGQDLADLGDRLRDWFQLLRENSKQNGSGGLPASPASALERSVAASCKEAVGWMFARLDTSEDLFLEAAELAAINLDKYEVCIRAFFNSCDTSKDGRVSAPEWCFCFWREKPPCLRELEKIQIQEAAKKKPGTFIPSCDEDGYYRRAQCEPGGGECWCVDQHGTELTGTRGRGSPDCEEAAGFSGDFGSSVGWEDEEEKEPEEAGEEGEEEEGEAGEGDDGGYIW